The Flavobacteriaceae bacterium 3519-10 genome includes a window with the following:
- a CDS encoding glycosyl transferase, group 1 gives MMCDMPKILFLTTAHRYDDDRIFHHQAKELFRQGFKGKICSLSSDYQGELDGISIEAYDILAQSSGAKSETFRKILQDFSPDAIIASEPLAVIAAKDFTRQNKCPLIYDITEWYPSTRMLKPYRFPANIFHLLRFVIIQIYGGFLATHFIFGEKTKRFPLAQLFPFKPNILLPYFPDERYIFPAVNKLRHNAITLCYTGSFTKEKGIENFFNAAEVLRSARPEVEISLLLIGSTPKSESSDYFSQLLAQYSFENITIKEPSNFEDFTKSFSEADICFDLRPDNYENNRCLPIKLFYYAAAGKPVIYTDLNAIREHVDISKFGHLVNPTDSSHIANLISEYIDDPKRYNQHAGNALNSYRKHYNWSNINDLFVNFIKKALCQR, from the coding sequence TTGATGTGCGATATGCCAAAAATTTTATTCCTCACCACTGCCCACCGTTATGATGACGACAGAATCTTTCACCATCAGGCGAAAGAGCTTTTCAGGCAGGGTTTTAAGGGGAAGATTTGTAGCCTTTCTTCTGATTATCAGGGTGAACTGGACGGGATTTCAATCGAAGCCTATGATATCCTCGCGCAGTCTTCAGGTGCGAAATCGGAAACCTTCAGAAAGATCCTTCAGGATTTCAGTCCAGATGCCATCATTGCCTCGGAGCCGCTCGCTGTAATTGCCGCTAAAGATTTTACGCGACAGAACAAATGCCCACTGATCTATGATATTACAGAGTGGTATCCGTCAACAAGAATGCTGAAGCCGTATCGTTTTCCTGCGAATATTTTTCACTTGCTCAGATTTGTCATAATCCAGATTTATGGTGGATTTCTCGCCACGCATTTCATATTTGGAGAAAAGACCAAAAGATTTCCGCTTGCGCAGCTTTTCCCGTTTAAACCTAATATTCTGCTGCCTTACTTTCCGGACGAACGGTATATTTTCCCGGCGGTAAATAAACTCAGACATAATGCGATAACGCTTTGCTATACAGGAAGTTTCACAAAGGAAAAGGGAATTGAAAACTTTTTTAACGCCGCTGAAGTTCTGAGAAGTGCACGACCTGAGGTTGAAATTTCGCTGTTGCTGATTGGCTCTACCCCTAAAAGTGAAAGTTCAGATTATTTTTCTCAGCTTTTAGCGCAGTACAGTTTCGAGAATATTACAATAAAAGAACCCTCAAATTTTGAAGATTTCACGAAGTCTTTTTCAGAAGCCGATATCTGTTTTGATTTGCGGCCCGATAATTACGAGAACAACCGCTGTCTTCCAATTAAGTTATTTTATTACGCCGCGGCTGGCAAGCCGGTCATTTATACCGACCTTAATGCAATTCGGGAACATGTTGACATTTCGAAATTCGGACATCTGGTAAACCCGACGGACTCATCTCACATCGCAAACCTTATTTCTGAGTATATCGACGATCCTAAAAGGTACAATCAACATGCCGGAAATGCGCTCAATTCCTACAGAAAGCATTATAATTGGAGCAATATCAATGACTTATTTGTAAATTTCATTAAGAAAGCCTTGTGCCAAAGATGA
- a CDS encoding putative membrane protein involved in the export of O-antigen and teichoic acid — MPKMKPKSVLQSFLARFVILGLNFGLLIFTTNMWGTEGKGVIALVIADLAIVGFFSNIFTGSSVSYYSSKFQSEQVISRAYVWSVVSGILFPVALSLLHPIDYLYYLIVLSVAFSLLTTNINLFIGRQEIGKFNLYSVLQQAVHFASILALIYIFKMESVEVYFISLSACYVILFITSSYYLLKGFRIFNVSYSRNVFRNLFGYGWKSQLSAFLQFLNNRASFYFLEYFRGIASVGVFSVGVAFSEAIWTVSKSLSVILYSDLVSRDNQHDAIEKTKVSLRVSFLISLFFIAVILMIPGSWYAAVLGQDFVGIRKITLLLSPGILAIAVSNIVGHYFAGVNKLRILNIKSLVGLFFTIVASTVVIPRWGIYGACIITTVSYFLSSGLLFWRFYQITEFRFSDFLLTKVELKLLLNKMRALIIPLKK; from the coding sequence GTGCCAAAGATGAAACCAAAAAGTGTTTTACAGAGTTTCCTGGCCCGGTTCGTAATTCTGGGGCTGAACTTCGGGCTGCTTATTTTCACCACTAATATGTGGGGTACTGAAGGTAAAGGTGTAATAGCCCTCGTAATTGCAGATTTGGCGATTGTGGGTTTTTTCAGCAATATTTTCACCGGAAGCAGTGTATCGTATTACTCGTCGAAATTTCAGTCTGAACAGGTAATTTCCAGGGCTTATGTGTGGTCTGTGGTTTCGGGAATTCTGTTCCCTGTTGCGCTTTCGCTGTTACATCCTATCGATTATCTGTATTATTTAATCGTGCTGTCGGTTGCTTTTTCTCTGCTTACAACTAATATCAATCTGTTTATCGGCAGGCAGGAAATCGGGAAATTCAATCTGTATTCGGTTCTGCAGCAGGCCGTGCACTTTGCGTCGATACTTGCACTGATCTATATTTTCAAAATGGAATCGGTCGAGGTGTATTTCATCTCGCTGAGTGCCTGTTATGTCATACTTTTCATTACGAGTTCTTATTATCTTCTCAAAGGTTTCAGGATATTTAATGTTTCATATTCAAGAAACGTGTTCCGGAATCTTTTCGGTTATGGCTGGAAATCTCAGCTGAGTGCCTTTCTGCAGTTCCTAAATAACCGCGCGTCATTTTATTTTCTCGAATATTTCCGGGGCATCGCGAGTGTGGGTGTTTTTTCAGTCGGTGTCGCATTTTCGGAAGCGATCTGGACGGTTAGCAAAAGCCTTTCGGTGATCCTTTATTCCGATTTGGTAAGCCGTGACAACCAGCACGATGCTATTGAGAAAACCAAAGTTTCACTGCGTGTGAGCTTTCTGATCAGCCTGTTTTTTATTGCGGTTATTTTAATGATTCCGGGCTCGTGGTATGCGGCAGTCTTGGGGCAGGACTTTGTAGGCATCAGGAAAATTACCTTGTTGCTGTCTCCCGGGATTCTGGCCATCGCGGTGAGTAATATTGTCGGGCATTATTTTGCGGGCGTGAATAAACTGCGGATCCTTAATATTAAATCACTCGTGGGGCTTTTTTTTACCATCGTTGCGTCCACGGTGGTTATTCCGCGGTGGGGAATTTACGGTGCCTGCATCATCACGACGGTTTCTTATTTTCTGTCGTCCGGCCTGCTTTTCTGGAGGTTTTATCAGATCACCGAATTCCGTTTCAGCGATTTTCTTTTAACAAAGGTTGAATTGAAATTGCTTTTAAATAAGATGCGCGCGTTAATCATTCCACTTAAAAAATAA
- a CDS encoding Seryl-tRNA synthetase has protein sequence MLQVNFLREERERVLEGLNKRNFRQISLVDEAIETDDERKKFQTELDQNLSEMNKISKEIGILMKEGRKDEAETAKSKTAAFKENVQNLQQQLKDAEAKLLEILYQIPNIPNTKVVAGTAAEDNEIVYQSHDVEGLGEGAIPHWELAKKYNLIDFELGVKVAGAGFPVYFGKGARLQRSLVQYFLDKNTDAGYLEVNPPHVVNEASGYGTGQLPDKEGQMYYAPEDKLYLIPTAEVPVTNLYRDVLLEERELPIKNTAFSQCYRREAGSYGAHVRGLNRLHQFEKVEIVRLEKPENSYAALDEMVEHVKTLLTELELPFRILRLCGGDMGFTSSMTYDFEVWSAAQEKWLEVSSVSNFETFQANRLKCRFRTDGKTQLVHTLNGSALALPRIMAALLENNQTADGIKIPAKIAEYTKFDLIS, from the coding sequence ATGTTACAGGTTAATTTTTTGCGCGAAGAACGCGAGCGTGTTTTAGAAGGTTTAAATAAACGGAATTTCCGGCAGATTTCTTTGGTTGACGAAGCCATTGAAACTGATGACGAAAGAAAGAAATTTCAGACCGAACTTGACCAGAATTTGTCGGAGATGAATAAAATTTCGAAAGAAATCGGCATCCTGATGAAAGAAGGCAGGAAAGACGAGGCCGAGACCGCGAAATCTAAAACCGCTGCATTTAAAGAAAATGTTCAGAATCTCCAGCAGCAGCTGAAAGATGCCGAAGCAAAGCTTCTTGAAATTCTATACCAGATTCCGAATATCCCAAACACAAAAGTTGTTGCCGGTACCGCTGCCGAGGATAACGAAATTGTTTACCAGTCGCATGATGTGGAAGGTTTGGGCGAAGGCGCAATTCCACACTGGGAACTCGCCAAAAAGTATAATTTAATAGATTTTGAACTCGGGGTGAAAGTTGCAGGTGCCGGTTTTCCGGTGTATTTTGGCAAAGGCGCGCGATTACAGCGGTCTTTGGTGCAATACTTTTTAGATAAAAATACCGATGCCGGTTATCTTGAGGTTAATCCGCCACATGTTGTAAACGAAGCTTCGGGTTACGGTACCGGGCAGCTGCCGGATAAAGAGGGACAGATGTATTACGCTCCCGAAGATAAACTGTACCTGATCCCGACAGCAGAAGTTCCGGTTACAAACCTTTACCGTGATGTTTTGTTGGAAGAGCGCGAACTGCCGATTAAAAACACCGCTTTTTCGCAGTGCTACCGCCGCGAAGCCGGAAGTTATGGCGCGCATGTTCGGGGCCTCAACAGGCTTCATCAATTCGAAAAGGTAGAAATAGTAAGGCTTGAAAAACCCGAAAATTCGTACGCTGCGCTCGATGAGATGGTAGAACACGTGAAGACTCTTCTTACGGAACTGGAATTACCGTTCCGCATCTTGCGTCTTTGCGGTGGCGATATGGGTTTCACGTCGTCGATGACTTACGATTTTGAAGTGTGGAGTGCCGCACAGGAAAAATGGCTCGAAGTTTCTTCAGTTTCAAATTTTGAGACTTTCCAGGCAAACAGATTGAAATGCAGGTTCAGAACCGATGGAAAGACTCAGTTAGTCCACACCCTGAATGGTTCAGCACTTGCGCTGCCGAGAATTATGGCGGCTCTTTTAGAAAATAACCAAACGGCGGACGGCATTAAGATTCCGGCAAAAATTGCGGAATACACCAAGTTCGACTTGATTAGCTAA
- a CDS encoding Heavy-metal-associated domain (N-terminus) and membrane-bounded cytochrome biogenesis cycZ-like domain, possible membrane copper tolerance protein codes for MEVTLIFAALALGFASGFHCIGMCGPIALSLGLTRKQATNYYLQNLTYQFGRIATYAFLGAVLGIVGQGFQMAGFQQYLTVTVGILLILMALFSFGGKDFASKIPFMSSFLFKVKKNLGKLLQKADYRSRFTTGILNGFLPCGMVYMALTASLAAGGVWQSAGFMALFGLGTLPFMFAIVLVGNLMTTAFRIKILKFVPVMMLILGGLFVVRGLEMGIPYLSPKKEALHVIHNNSEEHNHGNHETCH; via the coding sequence ATGGAAGTAACACTCATATTCGCGGCATTGGCTTTGGGATTCGCCTCGGGATTCCACTGTATCGGTATGTGCGGACCAATCGCGCTTTCATTGGGATTAACAAGAAAACAGGCGACGAACTACTATCTGCAGAACCTCACGTATCAGTTTGGCCGAATTGCAACCTACGCGTTTCTTGGCGCGGTTTTAGGAATTGTAGGACAGGGCTTTCAAATGGCAGGTTTTCAGCAGTATCTAACGGTAACAGTCGGAATTTTACTTATTTTAATGGCGCTGTTTTCATTTGGTGGAAAAGATTTCGCATCCAAAATACCGTTTATGTCCTCGTTTCTGTTTAAAGTGAAAAAAAACCTCGGGAAACTGCTGCAAAAAGCAGATTACCGCTCCCGCTTCACAACTGGAATCCTCAACGGCTTCCTCCCTTGCGGAATGGTTTACATGGCCCTCACAGCAAGTCTCGCAGCAGGTGGCGTGTGGCAGAGCGCGGGCTTCATGGCACTTTTCGGACTTGGGACGCTGCCGTTCATGTTTGCAATCGTACTTGTCGGAAATCTGATGACTACCGCCTTCAGAATTAAAATATTGAAATTTGTACCGGTAATGATGCTTATCCTGGGCGGGCTTTTTGTGGTGCGCGGCCTCGAAATGGGCATTCCGTACCTGTCTCCTAAAAAAGAAGCGCTGCACGTGATCCATAACAATTCGGAAGAGCATAACCACGGGAACCACGAAACCTGTCATTAG